In a single window of the Dysgonomonas mossii genome:
- a CDS encoding tetratricopeptide repeat protein: protein MRYIRLFIILILAFTCFACNPGSENAERYIFEAESLIDNKPDSALALLDSILYPENLNKEKFNKYNLLRIQARDKSNKDISKDTIIFNVKDYYIKHNDMVNGTLASFYSGRVLKDQKKNKEAMSAYLDAETYADQTINNFNIKGLIQSHIGYLYYNELLQDESLIRFKRAANYFEKAGNYKNEAFSLRDIGNSFLLKKENDSAFYYYQKGLEIADITKDSTCQSSIRINIGLIYKNQEEYNKSKEYINQALPFASNNLTKAKIYSSLAQVLYSENKSDSAIYYFEKSLEFLKESNEPFLTSRIYESLSKIEESKNNFRRALDYNKDCINNLYNIYEKNENQAILDIQKKYDYELVKNTNNRLLIQRQFLFIILLGLGLTTLIIGFFFYYKTQKNGRELLEAEQKISQLNQMAKSYDKKEDSFRNKLLHHFDILKKSALLEGFLREDEKKHGEKLLKKFNEIVYNQASLDWDLLYQTMNELHDGFFDSLREAFPQLDESEFRICCLIYSDFTNAEISIIMEQSINTITSKRSSIRKKIGVKDYGNIVDYLDSNVAKNQNETFSTPTKSK, encoded by the coding sequence ATGAGATATATAAGATTATTTATTATTCTAATCTTAGCCTTTACGTGTTTTGCATGTAACCCCGGATCAGAAAATGCTGAAAGGTATATTTTTGAAGCAGAATCGCTTATAGACAACAAGCCCGACAGTGCTCTTGCTCTATTAGATTCTATTTTATATCCCGAGAATCTGAATAAAGAAAAATTCAATAAATATAATCTCTTAAGAATTCAGGCTAGAGATAAAAGCAACAAAGATATTTCGAAGGATACTATAATCTTCAATGTAAAAGACTATTATATAAAACACAATGATATGGTTAACGGAACTCTCGCTAGCTTTTACTCCGGCAGGGTTCTGAAAGATCAAAAAAAGAACAAAGAGGCTATGAGTGCCTACTTGGATGCCGAGACCTATGCAGACCAAACAATAAATAATTTCAATATTAAAGGGTTAATTCAATCACATATAGGATATTTGTATTATAATGAACTGTTGCAGGACGAATCTCTTATCCGTTTTAAGAGAGCTGCCAACTATTTTGAAAAAGCAGGAAACTATAAGAATGAAGCATTTTCACTGAGAGATATAGGAAATAGTTTTTTATTGAAAAAAGAAAATGACAGTGCGTTCTATTATTATCAAAAAGGGCTTGAAATTGCCGATATTACAAAAGACTCTACCTGTCAATCAAGCATTAGAATTAATATAGGATTAATTTATAAAAATCAAGAGGAATATAATAAATCGAAGGAGTATATAAATCAGGCACTACCTTTTGCATCAAACAATCTGACCAAAGCTAAAATATATTCCTCTTTAGCTCAGGTTCTTTATAGTGAAAATAAAAGTGACTCTGCAATTTATTATTTCGAGAAATCTTTGGAGTTTCTTAAAGAAAGTAATGAGCCTTTTTTAACTTCAAGAATATATGAATCTTTATCAAAAATAGAAGAATCAAAGAATAATTTTAGGCGCGCTTTAGACTATAATAAAGACTGCATCAACAATCTTTATAATATATATGAAAAGAACGAAAATCAAGCCATTCTGGATATACAGAAAAAGTATGATTATGAGCTGGTAAAAAATACGAATAACCGACTGTTAATCCAAAGACAGTTTTTATTTATCATATTATTAGGACTTGGACTTACCACGCTTATTATAGGGTTCTTCTTTTATTATAAAACACAAAAAAATGGTCGAGAATTATTAGAAGCAGAACAAAAAATAAGCCAATTGAACCAAATGGCTAAAAGTTACGATAAAAAAGAAGATTCCTTCAGAAATAAATTACTCCACCACTTCGATATCCTAAAGAAATCTGCTCTACTGGAAGGTTTTTTACGTGAAGATGAAAAGAAGCATGGAGAAAAACTACTAAAGAAGTTTAATGAAATTGTATATAATCAAGCTAGTCTTGATTGGGACTTGCTATATCAAACAATGAATGAACTACACGATGGATTTTTCGATTCGCTGAGAGAAGCCTTTCCTCAACTAGATGAATCTGAATTTAGAATATGCTGCCTTATATATTCAGATTTTACGAATGCTGAAATAAGCATTATCATGGAACAAAGCATTAATACCATTACTTCGAAAAGATCATCGATTAGAAAGAAAATTGGGGTAAAAGATTATGGAAATATAGTCGATTATTTGGATAGTAATGTTGCAAAGAACCAAAACGAGACATTTTCAACACCGACTAAGTCAAAATAA
- a CDS encoding S9 family peptidase — protein sequence MKYKSIMALVLGAVLAACNSADKKASTEKDEPIIGKASVKVENGIMTPEVLYSFGRVSDVQVSPDKSKILYGVTYVSIEQNKTNKELFTMNVDGSDKKQITQTPKSENNAIWVKGGSKIAFLSSESGYSQIWEMDPDGSGRKQISNIEGDVNGFSYSPDGKKIMYIKNIKFGERTTDRYKDLPKASGRIIDDLMYKHWSEWVEEIPHTFVADFDGEKVSDGIDILGDEPYECPMLPFGGTEQLAWSPDSKSIAYTCRKKKGLEYALSTNSDIYLFNIESKQTVNLTEGMMGYDINPVFSPDGRYIAWQSMEREGYESDKNRMFVMNLATKEKTYVTEAFDYNTDFLLWSDDNQSIYFVSCVEAKTQLFQAYIHTKEIKQITKGDHDYESFEIAGDKLIALRHSLSKPNEIYSINISTGEATELSFENKDILSQLTMGKVEERWIATTDGKKMLTWVVYPPNFDPNKKYPAILYCQGGPQSTVSQFWSYRWNLQMMAANGYIVVAPNRRGLPGFGQEWLEQISKDYGGQNMKDYLSAIDALAKEPYVNVDKLGCTGASYGGFSVYWLAGNHNKRFKAFLAHAGIFNLEAQYLETEEMWFANWDLGGSFWDRSNSIAQRSYANSPHKFIDKWDTPIMITHGELDYRILASQGMMAFNAAKLKGIPARMLIYPNENHWISQPQNGVLFQREFFRWFDAYLK from the coding sequence ATGAAATATAAATCCATTATGGCATTAGTTTTAGGTGCAGTCTTGGCCGCATGTAATTCTGCCGACAAGAAGGCAAGTACAGAAAAAGATGAACCCATCATAGGTAAAGCCTCCGTAAAGGTAGAAAACGGAATAATGACGCCCGAAGTATTGTATAGTTTTGGACGTGTATCTGATGTTCAGGTCTCACCTGACAAATCGAAGATATTGTATGGTGTAACTTATGTAAGCATTGAGCAGAATAAAACAAACAAAGAACTATTTACGATGAATGTAGATGGTTCTGACAAAAAACAAATTACCCAAACGCCTAAAAGTGAAAACAACGCTATCTGGGTGAAAGGCGGTAGTAAGATTGCCTTTTTGAGTAGCGAAAGTGGATATTCTCAAATATGGGAAATGGATCCAGATGGTAGCGGCCGTAAACAAATAAGTAATATAGAAGGTGATGTTAATGGGTTTTCTTATTCTCCTGACGGAAAAAAAATTATGTACATCAAAAACATAAAATTCGGAGAGCGTACAACAGACCGTTACAAAGATCTTCCTAAAGCGTCAGGACGAATTATTGATGACCTGATGTATAAACACTGGTCTGAGTGGGTTGAAGAAATCCCTCATACTTTTGTAGCTGATTTTGATGGAGAAAAAGTATCAGACGGAATTGATATTCTTGGCGATGAACCATACGAATGTCCAATGCTTCCATTTGGAGGTACCGAGCAGTTGGCTTGGAGCCCTGATAGCAAGTCCATCGCATACACATGTCGCAAGAAAAAAGGATTGGAATACGCTTTGTCTACCAATTCAGACATTTATCTATTCAATATAGAAAGTAAGCAAACAGTAAACCTCACAGAGGGGATGATGGGATATGATATAAACCCTGTATTCTCTCCCGATGGCAGATACATAGCTTGGCAAAGTATGGAACGTGAAGGCTACGAGTCAGACAAAAACAGAATGTTTGTCATGAATTTAGCAACAAAAGAAAAGACATACGTGACCGAAGCATTCGATTATAATACCGATTTCCTTTTATGGAGTGATGATAATCAAAGCATTTATTTTGTTTCTTGTGTTGAAGCTAAAACTCAATTGTTCCAGGCTTATATTCACACAAAAGAGATAAAACAAATCACCAAAGGCGATCATGATTATGAATCATTTGAGATAGCCGGAGACAAACTTATAGCACTTCGTCACTCATTATCTAAACCGAATGAAATATACTCTATAAATATTTCTACAGGAGAAGCGACTGAACTAAGTTTCGAAAACAAAGATATACTCAGCCAATTAACGATGGGTAAAGTAGAGGAACGCTGGATAGCGACTACCGATGGGAAGAAAATGCTAACATGGGTTGTTTATCCTCCAAACTTTGACCCGAATAAGAAATACCCTGCAATATTATACTGCCAGGGAGGACCACAAAGTACTGTGAGCCAGTTTTGGTCTTATCGTTGGAATTTACAAATGATGGCAGCTAATGGATATATCGTTGTAGCCCCTAACCGTAGAGGTTTACCTGGCTTTGGTCAGGAATGGCTGGAGCAAATAAGTAAAGATTATGGCGGTCAGAATATGAAGGATTATCTTTCTGCAATTGATGCTTTAGCAAAAGAGCCTTATGTAAACGTAGACAAATTAGGATGTACAGGCGCTAGTTATGGCGGGTTCTCGGTATATTGGTTAGCCGGAAATCATAACAAGCGGTTTAAGGCATTCCTTGCGCATGCAGGAATCTTTAATTTGGAAGCCCAATATCTTGAAACTGAAGAAATGTGGTTTGCAAATTGGGACCTAGGCGGTTCTTTCTGGGATAGAAGCAATTCTATTGCTCAACGCTCGTATGCTAACTCTCCTCATAAGTTTATAGACAAGTGGGATACTCCTATTATGATCACTCATGGCGAACTTGACTACCGAATTCTTGCATCTCAAGGTATGATGGCATTCAATGCTGCAAAACTTAAAGGCATTCCGGCTCGAATGCTGATTTATCCAAACGAGAATCACTGGATATCTCAACCTCAAAACGGAGTTCTGTTCCAGAGAGAGTTCTTCCGTTGGTTTGACGCATACCTAAAATAG
- a CDS encoding 3-keto-disaccharide hydrolase has translation MMFTIKKQTPKILLTLCSIVAVSFTACIGGEKPNTLTEKEKQEGWQLLFDGETLNGWRDYNGTSLTEPWHVVDGCIQAKGDGSDASGYIVTEKQYENFELSWDWKLSKGGNSGMLYHVVERPQYKVPYVTGPEYQLIDTPNFAEKLEAWQDLGADYAMHIPDTTKMKVNPQGEWNNSKIVFDNGHVEHWLNGVKILEFEAWTDDWFERKNSGKWKDAPEYGLAKKGVLCLQDHGYPASFRNIKIKELPTKSKEVNLFNGTDLKGWDVYGTEKWYVQDKLLVCESGPDKQYGYLATREYYDNFDLTVEFKQEADGNSGVFIRSFIEEDVKVNGWQVEVAPKGHGTGGIYESYGRGWLIQIPKEKEEFLKVGDWNTMRILVQGNKVTTWLNGQEMVNFDDEKIGAGQGRIALQIHDGGGIKVLWRNLKLKTL, from the coding sequence ATGATGTTTACAATTAAAAAACAGACTCCTAAAATCCTACTGACACTATGCTCCATTGTGGCAGTATCTTTTACAGCCTGCATCGGTGGAGAAAAACCCAACACTCTGACCGAAAAAGAGAAGCAAGAAGGTTGGCAACTTTTATTTGATGGAGAAACACTTAATGGATGGCGCGACTACAATGGCACATCACTCACAGAGCCTTGGCATGTTGTAGATGGCTGCATTCAGGCTAAAGGTGATGGTAGCGATGCCAGTGGATACATTGTTACAGAGAAACAGTATGAAAATTTCGAGTTGTCTTGGGATTGGAAATTATCGAAAGGAGGGAATAGCGGCATGCTATATCATGTAGTGGAAAGACCGCAATATAAAGTTCCGTATGTTACAGGCCCTGAATACCAATTGATAGACACCCCTAATTTCGCGGAAAAACTTGAAGCTTGGCAAGATCTGGGTGCAGACTATGCTATGCATATTCCTGATACAACAAAAATGAAAGTCAATCCTCAGGGAGAATGGAACAATTCTAAAATTGTATTTGACAATGGTCATGTAGAACATTGGTTGAATGGTGTAAAAATATTAGAGTTCGAAGCATGGACTGATGATTGGTTCGAACGAAAGAATAGTGGAAAATGGAAAGATGCTCCAGAATACGGACTGGCGAAAAAAGGTGTATTATGTCTTCAGGATCATGGATATCCGGCATCGTTCCGCAATATAAAGATTAAAGAACTACCAACGAAATCGAAAGAAGTAAATCTGTTCAACGGGACTGACCTGAAAGGCTGGGACGTTTATGGAACAGAAAAATGGTACGTACAAGATAAACTTTTGGTATGCGAAAGCGGCCCTGACAAACAATATGGATATCTCGCTACGCGCGAATATTATGATAATTTTGATCTGACTGTTGAATTTAAGCAAGAAGCAGATGGTAATTCGGGAGTATTTATCCGTTCGTTTATCGAAGAAGATGTAAAAGTGAATGGCTGGCAAGTAGAAGTAGCGCCTAAAGGTCATGGAACAGGTGGCATCTACGAATCGTACGGCAGAGGATGGTTGATTCAAATACCTAAAGAGAAAGAAGAGTTTCTTAAGGTTGGCGACTGGAATACTATGCGTATACTCGTTCAGGGTAACAAAGTAACGACATGGCTTAATGGACAAGAGATGGTCAACTTTGATGATGAGAAAATCGGTGCAGGACAAGGACGTATAGCTCTTCAAATACATGATGGCGGCGGCATAAAAGTTCTATGGCGTAATTTAAAGCTAAAAACACTGTAA
- the murQ gene encoding N-acetylmuramic acid 6-phosphate etherase, translating to MAFVKITEQPSLYDNLENKSVLGLLTDINNEDKKVALAVEKAIPQIEKLVSQIVPRMQQGGRIFYMGAGTSGRLGVLDASEIPPTFGMPKTFVIGLIAGGDTALRNPVEKAEDNMESGWTELQAHNINDKDTVIGIAASGTTPYVVGALREARKHGILTASISSNPDSPIAQEAEIAIEMIVGPEYVTGSSRMKSGTGQKMILNMITTATMIKLGRVKGNRMVNMQLSNAKLVDRGTRMVSEELGLDYEQAKHLLLLHGSVKKAVDAYRTDNK from the coding sequence ATGGCTTTTGTAAAGATAACAGAGCAACCGTCGCTATATGACAATCTTGAGAACAAGTCTGTACTTGGACTCTTGACAGACATAAACAATGAAGATAAAAAAGTAGCTTTAGCTGTAGAAAAGGCAATACCACAAATAGAAAAACTTGTTTCGCAAATAGTACCCCGGATGCAACAAGGAGGGCGTATTTTCTATATGGGAGCAGGTACTAGCGGACGTCTTGGTGTATTGGACGCTTCCGAAATTCCACCAACATTTGGCATGCCAAAAACATTCGTTATCGGGCTCATTGCAGGAGGCGATACAGCATTGCGCAACCCGGTAGAAAAAGCCGAAGACAATATGGAATCGGGCTGGACGGAATTACAAGCTCACAACATAAATGATAAAGATACAGTAATTGGGATTGCTGCATCAGGTACAACGCCATACGTTGTAGGAGCTTTACGTGAAGCTCGCAAACATGGAATTCTTACAGCATCCATCTCTAGCAATCCCGATTCGCCTATTGCTCAGGAAGCAGAAATAGCAATAGAAATGATAGTTGGCCCTGAATATGTCACAGGTAGTTCGCGCATGAAATCCGGCACAGGTCAAAAAATGATATTGAATATGATCACTACGGCTACCATGATAAAATTAGGACGGGTGAAAGGTAACCGAATGGTCAACATGCAATTATCGAATGCAAAACTTGTAGACAGGGGAACACGCATGGTATCCGAAGAGTTAGGCTTGGATTATGAACAAGCAAAGCATTTACTATTACTACATGGTTCGGTTAAAAAAGCTGTGGATGCATACAGAACTGACAATAAATAA
- a CDS encoding BadF/BadG/BcrA/BcrD ATPase family protein, translating into MILLADGGSTKVDWRLVEGTKEIKQISTKGANPFFRSREDISEEIKKVINPVLNGHTIDSVHFFGAGCASPEKNKIVRDAIADNIKTSHIEVNSDLVAAAKGLCGTKKGIACILGTGSNSCFYDGEEIVENVSPLGYVLGDEGSGAVLGRLFLGACLKNQLTKGLKEKFLKEFDLTPAAILDMVYRQPLANRFLASLSPFLVENIHDKTVYDLVYNAFKDFFVKNVMQYDYKNNDVHFTGSVAYYYKDLVRKVGADLNIKVGIISQSPMEGLIKYYAGECQTIHN; encoded by the coding sequence ATGATATTATTAGCAGATGGCGGCTCTACAAAGGTCGATTGGCGTTTAGTAGAAGGTACTAAAGAGATCAAACAGATTTCTACCAAAGGAGCAAATCCGTTTTTTCGGTCTCGAGAAGATATTAGTGAAGAAATAAAGAAAGTTATTAACCCCGTCCTCAATGGACACACAATAGATTCTGTCCATTTTTTTGGTGCAGGATGTGCATCACCCGAAAAGAATAAAATTGTAAGAGATGCGATAGCAGATAACATAAAGACATCTCACATTGAAGTAAATAGTGATTTGGTTGCAGCGGCAAAAGGATTATGTGGAACAAAAAAAGGTATCGCTTGCATACTTGGCACAGGATCAAACTCTTGTTTTTATGACGGAGAAGAGATTGTTGAGAACGTTTCACCTCTTGGCTATGTATTAGGTGACGAAGGAAGCGGTGCTGTACTTGGACGCTTATTCTTAGGAGCATGCCTGAAAAACCAATTAACAAAAGGGTTGAAAGAAAAATTCCTGAAAGAATTTGATCTCACCCCAGCAGCTATTCTGGATATGGTATATAGACAACCTCTTGCAAATCGTTTTTTGGCAAGTTTATCACCGTTTTTGGTAGAGAATATACACGATAAAACGGTTTATGATCTAGTATACAATGCTTTCAAAGACTTTTTTGTAAAAAATGTGATGCAATATGACTACAAAAATAATGATGTGCATTTCACCGGGTCGGTAGCATACTATTATAAAGATTTGGTACGCAAAGTTGGTGCTGACTTAAATATTAAAGTAGGTATCATCTCTCAGTCTCCGATGGAGGGTCTCATAAAATACTATGCAGGCGAATGTCAAACAATACATAATTAA
- a CDS encoding acyltransferase family protein, translated as MTQKPSSRLLSLDILRGITIAGMIMVNNPGSWSYIYSPLGHAAWHGLTPTDLVFPFFMFIMGISTYVSLRKFNFEFSKPTLFKILKRTVVIFLIGIGLGWLSLSFRTFNSLSSEDIGFFERFITAITNFEHIRILGVMQRLALTYGATALIAIFVKHKYIPYIIVVTLIGYFLLLLFGNGFDFSEDNIISVFDRAVLGTNHMYKDSGLAIDPEGLLSTIPAICHVLIGFCCGEILLTTKDNNERIQRLFIIGAVMTFLGFLLSYGCPINKKIWSPTFVLATCGLASTLLALLIWIIDIKGHKKWSVFFESFGVNPLFIYVAAGIFSILLGNIIFTYDGNIINLKNFIYQICLQPYLGNYLGSLVYALLFVGFNWIIGNILYKKKIYIKI; from the coding sequence ATGACTCAAAAACCAAGTAGCAGACTCCTATCTCTCGACATACTGCGGGGAATAACCATTGCCGGAATGATAATGGTAAATAACCCGGGTTCGTGGAGCTATATATATTCGCCTCTGGGACATGCAGCGTGGCATGGACTAACTCCTACCGACTTGGTTTTCCCATTTTTCATGTTTATTATGGGAATATCAACTTACGTCTCGTTAAGAAAATTCAATTTTGAGTTCAGCAAGCCTACACTCTTCAAAATACTAAAAAGAACGGTAGTTATATTCCTCATCGGGATTGGATTGGGCTGGCTCTCATTGTCATTCAGAACATTTAATAGTCTATCGAGTGAAGATATTGGCTTTTTTGAAAGATTTATAACAGCTATTACAAACTTCGAGCATATCCGAATACTCGGTGTTATGCAACGACTGGCACTTACATACGGTGCTACAGCTCTGATAGCTATATTTGTAAAACATAAGTATATCCCTTATATCATAGTTGTTACACTCATTGGATATTTTTTACTGCTCTTATTTGGCAACGGATTCGACTTTAGCGAGGATAATATTATCTCAGTCTTTGACAGAGCTGTTTTGGGTACAAATCACATGTATAAAGATAGCGGTTTGGCAATTGACCCTGAAGGGCTATTAAGTACAATTCCTGCAATCTGCCACGTACTAATTGGATTCTGTTGCGGAGAAATTCTCCTAACAACCAAAGACAATAACGAGCGAATACAACGTTTATTTATAATCGGAGCGGTAATGACATTCTTGGGCTTTTTACTTAGTTACGGTTGTCCGATTAACAAAAAAATATGGTCTCCTACATTTGTTTTGGCAACATGTGGGTTAGCATCAACGTTGCTTGCTCTTCTGATATGGATCATTGATATAAAAGGGCATAAAAAATGGAGTGTATTTTTTGAATCATTCGGTGTAAATCCTTTATTTATATATGTTGCAGCAGGTATTTTCTCTATTTTGCTCGGAAACATAATTTTTACATATGACGGAAATATAATTAATTTAAAAAATTTCATATATCAAATCTGCCTACAACCTTATCTGGGTAATTACCTCGGTTCGCTTGTATATGCCCTTTTGTTTGTAGGATTTAATTGGATAATAGGAAACATATTGTATAAAAAGAAAATCTATATTAAAATATGA
- a CDS encoding exo-beta-N-acetylmuramidase NamZ family protein, translating into MKKVSIILSLLFLFSFTTFAQKIKIKTGIEVLKEQNFKILEGKRVGLITNPTGVDNNMKSTIDILHEAKNVQLVALFAPEHGVRGDAHAGDHVDNVTDPKTGLPVYSLHGKTRFPSTEMLKNIDVLVYDIQDIGCRSFTYISTMGLAMQAAAENNVEFVVLDRPNPLGGLKVEGGLVDDKFISFVSQFKIPYVYGLTCGELALLLNGENMLSRQCKLHVVKMKSWKRKMTYEQTGLQWIPSSPHIPQPISAVMYPVSGILGELGYMSIGVGYTIPFQMFAAQWIKASDLADNLNKLHLPGIHFRPIYLKPFYSVGQGEQLEGVQVHIMNYEKARLSEIQFYVMQEIARLYPDKAIFDNANDKRYRMFDQVSGSDYVRLTFAKNNRFDDIKDFWYKETEPFKKTSKKYYLYK; encoded by the coding sequence ATGAAAAAAGTATCGATAATATTATCACTATTATTCTTGTTCTCTTTCACAACCTTCGCACAGAAGATAAAGATTAAGACAGGAATCGAAGTTTTAAAAGAACAAAACTTTAAAATACTAGAAGGAAAGCGTGTGGGACTTATAACAAATCCTACAGGGGTAGACAATAATATGAAATCTACCATCGATATTCTTCATGAAGCAAAGAATGTACAGTTAGTTGCTCTTTTTGCTCCCGAACATGGAGTAAGAGGCGATGCGCACGCAGGAGATCATGTAGATAATGTAACAGACCCGAAAACAGGATTACCCGTATATTCATTACATGGAAAAACACGTTTTCCTTCTACCGAGATGCTTAAAAACATTGATGTGCTGGTATATGATATACAAGACATAGGTTGCCGTTCGTTCACTTACATTAGTACAATGGGACTAGCAATGCAGGCTGCTGCGGAAAACAATGTGGAGTTCGTAGTTCTCGACAGACCAAATCCTCTAGGAGGTTTAAAAGTTGAAGGCGGATTGGTTGACGACAAATTTATTTCTTTTGTAAGCCAGTTCAAAATACCTTATGTATATGGGTTGACTTGCGGTGAATTAGCATTGCTGCTAAACGGAGAGAATATGCTAAGCAGACAGTGTAAACTGCACGTAGTAAAAATGAAAAGCTGGAAGCGTAAAATGACGTACGAGCAAACAGGATTGCAATGGATTCCATCTTCACCTCATATTCCACAACCAATTTCAGCAGTTATGTATCCCGTATCCGGAATCTTAGGTGAATTAGGCTATATGTCTATCGGTGTAGGTTATACAATTCCATTCCAGATGTTTGCTGCCCAATGGATCAAAGCCAGCGATCTGGCTGATAATCTTAACAAATTACACTTGCCGGGGATACATTTCAGACCAATATATCTGAAACCGTTCTATTCTGTAGGACAAGGAGAGCAACTGGAAGGTGTACAAGTACATATAATGAATTATGAAAAAGCTCGTTTATCCGAAATACAGTTTTATGTGATGCAGGAAATAGCTAGATTGTATCCTGACAAAGCTATTTTTGACAATGCGAATGATAAACGCTATAGAATGTTTGACCAGGTTTCGGGAAGTGACTATGTAAGACTTACATTTGCTAAGAATAATAGATTCGATGATATAAAAGATTTTTGGTATAAAGAAACAGAACCGTTTAAAAAGACATCAAAAAAATATTATCTATATAAATAG